Proteins from a single region of Sporosarcina sp. P33:
- the spxA gene encoding transcriptional regulator SpxA, with product MGVTLYTSPSCTSCRKAKAWLEEHEIPYTERNIFSEPLNIQEIKQILRMTEDGTDEIISTRSKIFQKLNVDVESLPLQRLYELIQEHPGLLRRPIILDEKRLQVGYNEDEIRRFLPRKVRAYQLLEARRMVN from the coding sequence ATGGGTGTTACACTTTATACATCACCTAGTTGTACATCTTGCAGAAAAGCAAAAGCATGGTTGGAGGAACATGAGATTCCTTACACAGAGCGTAACATTTTCTCTGAACCATTGAATATTCAAGAAATTAAACAAATTCTTCGCATGACGGAAGATGGCACTGACGAAATTATTTCAACACGATCCAAAATCTTTCAAAAACTAAATGTTGACGTGGAAAGCCTTCCGCTTCAAAGATTATATGAATTGATTCAGGAACATCCGGGTCTTTTAAGACGGCCAATCATTCTAGATGAAAAAAGACTCCAAGTAGGGTACAATGAAGATGAGATTCGTCGTTTCCTACCGAGAAAAGTTAGAGCCTATCAGCTGCTCGAAGCGCGGCGTATGGTGAACTAA
- the mecA gene encoding adaptor protein MecA: MEIERINENTVKFNLSYGDIEARGFSKEDVWYNRDKSEELFWDMMDELGDDTEFEVEGPLWIQVNAMNEGIEVIVTRAHLPKNAESSQFPFGIEDPEELFDPIFDAVNETEEDSEEELQITDKLFVFNEFDQIIPLAAKMISLEDEFDSQLYAFEDRYYLNLRFDSSLIEKKRAKDIASMVTEYGAMSKMSIHRIAEYGTVVMDSDVFEQVNKYFS, translated from the coding sequence ATGGAAATAGAGCGTATTAATGAAAACACGGTAAAGTTTAATTTGTCCTATGGAGATATTGAAGCCCGTGGATTTAGTAAAGAAGACGTCTGGTACAATCGTGATAAAAGCGAAGAGCTTTTTTGGGATATGATGGATGAACTCGGTGACGACACAGAATTTGAAGTGGAAGGTCCGCTTTGGATTCAGGTGAACGCGATGAATGAAGGCATTGAAGTAATTGTTACTCGTGCACATCTTCCAAAGAACGCAGAATCCTCACAGTTTCCTTTTGGAATTGAAGACCCGGAAGAGCTGTTTGACCCGATTTTCGATGCAGTTAATGAAACGGAAGAGGATAGTGAGGAAGAGTTGCAAATCACTGACAAATTGTTTGTTTTCAATGAATTTGACCAGATCATACCATTGGCAGCCAAAATGATTTCACTTGAAGACGAATTTGATTCGCAGCTATATGCATTCGAGGATCGTTATTATCTCAACTTACGTTTCGATTCTTCTTTGATTGAGAAGAAACGTGCCAAGGATATTGCCAGTATGGTTACGGAGTACGGTGCAATGTCGAAGATGTCGATTCATCGTATAGCAGAATATGGTACAGTGGTCATGGATTCCGACGTGTTTGAACAAGTAAATAAATATTTCTCATAA
- the trpS gene encoding tryptophan--tRNA ligase, producing the protein MKTIFSGVQPTGVITLGNYIGAFRQFVELQNEEDCIFCIVDQHAITVQQNPDDLKQAIRSLAATYIASGIDPEKSTLFIQSEVPAHAQAGWIMQCISYIGELERMTQFKDKSDGAEGVSAALLTYPPLMAADILLYNTDIVPVGEDQKQHLELTRDLAERFNSRYGKVLTIPAVRIPKNGARIKSLQDPLKKMSKSDPNKKATITILDTPKQIEKKIKSAVTDSEGIVKFDVENKPGVSNLLTIESSLGGLTIEELEAKYEGQGYGAFKAGVAETVIEHLAVIQERYNELIDSPELDAILDQGAEKANAIASATLKKMEGAMGLGRRR; encoded by the coding sequence ATGAAAACTATTTTTTCCGGTGTCCAGCCAACCGGCGTCATCACGTTAGGCAACTATATCGGCGCATTCCGTCAATTCGTTGAGCTTCAAAATGAAGAGGACTGCATTTTCTGCATCGTGGATCAGCATGCGATTACGGTACAGCAAAATCCCGATGATCTGAAACAGGCAATCCGCTCACTCGCTGCGACATATATTGCAAGCGGCATCGATCCTGAGAAATCCACTTTGTTCATCCAATCGGAAGTTCCGGCACACGCACAGGCAGGCTGGATTATGCAATGTATTTCCTATATCGGTGAACTGGAGCGCATGACACAGTTTAAGGATAAGTCAGACGGTGCAGAAGGCGTATCCGCAGCACTTCTGACGTATCCCCCGCTGATGGCTGCTGATATCCTGCTGTACAATACGGATATTGTTCCAGTCGGAGAAGATCAGAAGCAGCATCTCGAGCTGACAAGAGATCTGGCTGAACGCTTCAACAGCCGATACGGAAAAGTATTGACCATTCCGGCCGTTCGTATTCCTAAAAATGGCGCGCGCATAAAATCTTTACAAGATCCGCTAAAGAAAATGAGCAAATCTGATCCGAATAAAAAAGCAACAATCACTATTTTGGACACACCAAAGCAAATCGAGAAAAAAATCAAAAGTGCGGTAACCGATTCTGAAGGCATCGTAAAGTTCGATGTCGAAAATAAACCGGGCGTATCCAATTTATTGACTATCGAATCTTCATTAGGCGGTTTAACCATTGAAGAATTGGAAGCTAAGTACGAAGGTCAGGGCTACGGGGCATTTAAAGCCGGCGTCGCAGAAACTGTTATTGAGCACTTGGCAGTAATTCAGGAACGCTACAACGAACTGATCGATTCTCCTGAACTGGATGCCATACTTGACCAAGGTGCCGAAAAAGCCAATGCCATCGCTTCCGCCACGCTTAAAAAGATGGAGGGCGCGATGGGCTTGGGACGCAGACGGTAA